DNA sequence from the Deltaproteobacteria bacterium genome:
TGCGCATCCTCTTTCACACCGGGCAGGTGCCCTATCCGGCCGACACCGGGGGAAAGATCCGGTCCTCGAAGCTGCTCGAGGAGCTGGCTCGCCGGCACGAGGTGAGCGTGGTCTGCTTCCGTCGGGAAGCGGACGCGCCGGAAGACCTCGACCGGCTGCGCGCGATCGCGGCCCGGGTCGAGACCGTCCCCTGGGCCGACCCTCCGCGGGGGAGTCCGCGCTACCTCTTTCAGCTCGCGCGGAACATGGTCTCTTCGCTCCCCTTCAGCGTGGCGCGGCACTACGCGCCGGCGATGGAGCGGGCCATCCGCCGGCTCGTGGCAGAGGTCGAGCCGCAGGTGCTGGTGTGCGACTTCCTGCACACCACGCGCAACATGATGAACGTGGCCTTCTTCCCGAAGATCCTCTCCCAGCACAACGTAGAGGCGGTGATCGCGCGCCGGCGCTTCGAGCAGGAGACGAACCCGCTCGCGAGGGCCCTCTATCACCTGCAGTGGCTCAAGCTCCGCCAGTACGAGGAGGCCGCCTCCAAGAGCTTCCATCACAGCATCATGGTCTCGGACCAGGACCGCGAGACGCTGGCCAGCGAGTACGGGGTGACGACCACCTCCACCATCCCGAACGGCGTGGACGTGGATTACTTCCACCCGATGGAGACGCCCGCCGAGGGGACGGACCTGGTCTTCACCGGGTCCATGGACTGGCTACCCAACGAGGACGGGATCTCGTACTTCGTGAAGGAGATCCTCCCGCTCGTGCGCCAGCAGGAGCCGGCGGTCAAGGTGTGGGTCGTGGGACGGCAGCCCACGGCGGCGCTCAAGCGGCTGGCCGAGGCCACGCCGGGGGTCGAGCTCACGGGGACGGTGCCGGACATCCGGCCCTACGTGGCGCGCGGACAGGTCTACGTGGTGCCGCTCAGGATCGGCGGCGGAACGCGCATCAAGATCCTCGAGGCGATGGCGATGGGCAAGGCGATCGTCTCGACCCGCATCGGCGCCGAGGGGCTCGACGTCACCGACGACGAGGACATCCTGCTCGCCGACGAGCCGGCGTTCTTTGCCCGACGCGTGGTCGAGCTCTTGCGCGACCCGGAAAGGCGACGACGCCTGGGGGTGGCGGGGCGCGCCAAGGTGGTGGACGTCTACACCTGGCGCGCGGCCGTGGCCCGGTTCGACGCGATCCACGCGGAGCTCGTGCGGCGGGGCTGAGCGCGCTGGGCCCGACGGGCGGGAAGCTTGACCTGTCAGGGCCGCGACCGTCATACTGACCAGCAACCGTAGCCCATCGCGATGATTCCGTCGGTTCGCATTGCCAAGCGCATCCTGGACCTGGCCGTCGGCGGGGCGGCCCTCGTGGCCGCGGCGCCGGTAGCAGGGGTCATCGCCGCCGCGATCCGCGCCTCGTCCCGGGGCCCCGTCTTCTACCGGCAGCGACGGGCGGGGATGCTGAGCGGTGCCGGGGACGGCAGCTTCGGCGAGTTCTGGGTCTACAAGTTCCGCACCATGGTGGTGGACGCCGAGGCGAAGAGCGGGGCCACGCTGGCCAAGCAGGGAGATCCGCGCATCACCTCCGTCGGTCGCGTGCTGCGCAAGACGCGGCTCGACGAGCTGCCGCAGCTCTACAACGTGCTGCGGGGGGACATGAGCCTGGTGGGGCCACGCCCCGAGCGCCCGGAGCTCTTGCGGAACCTGGCCCTGACGATCCCGTTCTTCGAGGAGCGGATGCGCGGCGTGAAGCCGGGGCTCACCGGGCTGGCGCAGGTCAGCCTCTCGTACTCCGGGCGTCTCGCGCAGGACAGCGAGCTCGCCGAGCTGAAGCGCACGCTCATCAATCCGTTCGAGATCGACGGCATCGACGACTCGGTGGCCGACGACATGCGGACGAAGATGCTCTACGACTTCGCCTACTCGGTCGTCCTCGAGGATTTCTGGGAGTTCGTCCGGACCGACCTCCGGATCATCGTCATGACGCCGCTCGTGATGTTCTGGCACCGCACCGGGCGCTGACTCGCCTACCCGATGAGCAGGACGCTGATGCTCGGCGCGACGCGGAGGTCGTAGCGCAGCCGGAGGAGCTGGTCCTCCGTGACGTGACCCGCGCGCGCCACGATCACGATCGCATCGAGGAGCTCCATCGCGTTCAGGTGGTCGCCCAGCCGGAAGAACGAGGACAGGTCGGCGAGCAGGTGCGCGAAGTGCGGGCGAGCGTGGTGCAGCGCCAGACGAAGCTGCGGTCCGGCGGCTCCGGCCGGTCCGGCGGCGCGGGGGACGATGGCCCGCAGCTTCGGGCCGCACTCCACGACGGTGAGCAACGAGTCCGGCGGTCCGAAGGGGGCGGCGCCGGTGGGCTCGATGAAGGCGCCGCTCACGTCGGGGTCGATCGCGGCCACCGGCTGGTCGCTCACATCCACTAGCGCATGGGCGAGCAGGAGCATCGCCGGCGCGACGCAGACGCGCGCGTTCGCCGGGCAGAGGCCGACGCACTGCCATCCCGCCGCGCGGAGCTGCTGCGCCACGCTGATGCATCCGGCGCGCACGGCGTGACTCGGCCAGGGTCTCGGTAGCGGCGCGGCGTCGACGGCGAGCGGGGCGGCGCGCACCGAGGTCTAGGCCTGGAGCAGGGCGACGCCGAGCAGGCGAGCGGTGGTCAGCTGGTCGATGGCCTGGCGCAGGTGGCGTCCCCTCGACCGTCTGGCCCACAGCGCGAAGAGCACGCCGTCGGCCGCGTCCTGCATCAGGTTCACGTCGGCGTTCCCGAGCACCGGTGGGGCGTCGATGACGATGTGGTCGTACGGGAGGCGCTTGAGCTGATCGAGGGCGATCTCGAAGGCGCGACCGTCGAAGATCCCTTTTCGCTCGGGAGAGCCCGGCGCCACCGCCGCCATGTGCAGCCACGGCGAGCCCACCTGCAAGATGGACCACGGGCGTCCGGGCCGCTCCTTCTGCGCCAGCGCCTGCTGCAGAAAACAGGGCGGGGAGGGGATGCCGAAGATGCCAGCCAGCCCCGGGGCGCGCTGATGACCGTCCACGAGCAGCACGCGGGCCCTGCCGCATTCGGACATCGCCGCGGCGAGGTTCGCCGCGCAGGTGGTCTTCCCCTCGCCGGGCAGGGCGCTCGTGACCACCACCGTGCGCGGGTCGCCGCGCTCTACGAGGCGGTGGCGCAGCACGCGGAAGGCCGCGGCTTGCGGTGACTCGGGGTCGAGGAAGACGAAGAGTCGCCGGTCCCGCAGCGACGCGCCGCCGTCCTGTACCTGGATGCGGACCATCTCCGCCGGCTCAGGCGCCGAGCGGGGCTCGCTGCTCGCCTCCTGCACCTCGCTCCCGTCGGCCACGCGGGTCGCGCGGCTCGAAACGATCACCGTGCGGTTCATGAAGTCGGTGGGGAGCGCGTCGAGCCCGGCCGGGCGGGGCGGGGCGGTCGGGATCGGCTCGCGCGGCGGGGCGACGGCCGGCGCTGCGGCCTTGGGGGCCTGAGCCGGCGTCGCCGCATCGTGGCCGCCGCTCGGGCGACGCGGGGGTGCCGCGCGCTCGCGCGTGGCGGGGAGCGGGCGGGGAGCCGCGCTCTCGTCGGACCAGTCCACGGGCGGCACGGGGCCAGCGCCGACGGGGGTGGTGAGCGAGGTTCGCGCGCCGTGAAGCCCGCCCTCCTCCGCGTCCCACGCGGAGCCGCCCACGCTGCCGGCGACGTTGGTCATCTCGTTCATCTGCGACCCGGCGAACTGGCGGGCGTAGGGGGTCGTGTGCGGCGACGCGACCTGCCCGCGTCCCGGTGGCTCCACCGGAGGTCGTCCCCCCGACCCGTCCTGGTGCGGGGGCTGCTCTCGCGGACGTTTCACGCGTGGGTCACTCACCGATCCCTCCTCCCCGGCGCGCGGCCTTCGGTGCGGCGGCGTGCGGCTTGCGGCGCAGCGGCGTGCGGGGCACCGCCACGAGCAGCGGTGCGAGCTCGAGACGCGACACGTCCGCGCGGTAGCAGATGCGGTCGTCCACCAGCGCCAGGCCCAGCATGATCAAGAACCCGAGGAGGAATCCCCCCGCCGCGGAGAGCGCGAGGATCAGCTTGGGCGCCAGCCCCGTGGGCTTGCTCGGCAGATTCGCACCGTCGATGATCGCGCGCTGCGCGGACTCGCCGCTGACGTCCGAGCTGGCGGCGAGCGAGGCGCGAAACTGGCTGCTCTCCAGCAGGGCGTAGCGGGCTCGGGCCTCCGTGGCGTCGCGGTTCAATCGGGTCCACTCCACTTCGAGGGCTACGATGCCCTTGACCTGCTCGTCGTCGCGCGCGGCCTTCACGCTCTTCGGCGTGCGGGACTTGCGGCCGGCGATCTGCTCCTCGAGCTGCGCGAGCTGACGCCGCAGCTCCTCGGGGCTCGCCGTCGGAAGGACCGCCTTCGTCCCCGCGGCCATGGCCCGCTTGACCCGCTCGTACGCCGCGCGGGCGGCCGCCAGTCGCGCCTTCGCCGCCCGCACGTCGGGGTGCATCTCCGTGAACTGGGTCCGGCGGCTCGCCAGCGTGCGCTCGGCCTCCGCCAGCTCGTCGCGGGCCGCGTCGCGCACCGAGGCGAGCTGCGGATCTTCTCGACCGCCACTCGCCCGTCCGCCGCCGAGCTGCCGGCGGATGCGCTCCGCCTGCCGCTGCAAGGCTAGCGTGGTGCGATCGGCCCCCTTCTCCTGTTCGCGACGCGCGACGCGGATCGACGCGCCGAGGCCCCCCGAACCGTCGCCGCTGCCGGCCTGCGTCTCCAGGGCGAACTCGGGGTGCTTGGCCAGAAAGCGTGCGACCCCCTCTTCCTTGCGGCGGAGCTCCAGCTCCGCGCGGCGGCGCTCGCCCTCGAGGAAGCGCATGCGGCCGGTGGTCTGTTCGTGCCGCAGGCGAAGGTCGTCCTCGATCACGGACTCCGCCAGCTCGCGCGTCACCGCCTGCGCCACCTGCGGCGCCGGTCCGCTGTAGGCCACGCGAAAGATGTCGCCCCCCTGGACGGTGAAGCTGACGTTCTTGCGGAAGAGCTCGATCGCCTCCTCGGTCGCCCCTCGCGCGAGCAGGTCGCCGTGCAGGCCATGCTTGGCCATCAGGGCGTGGAGCCGGGGCCGCGCCAGGAGCAGCTCCTTCAGGCGGGGCCCGATGAGCTGGGTGGAGATGCGCTCCTGCTCCACCGCCCCGAGGGCGGCCGTCTGCGTGACGTCGCGGTAGAGGAAGCTCGTCTCGGAGACGAAGGTGGGTTTCAGCCGCCGCGCCACCAGGCCGCCGCCGATCGTGCCCAGGGCGGCGAGGACCAGGGCGATCCACCAGTGACGGAGACTGCGCCTGACGGTGAGCCAGGTCCTGAGGAGCTGGTCGGCTCGCTGGCCCTCATGCCACGCACTGGCTGCCTGCAGGCTCATGAATACACGGATCCTATCATATGCGCCTTCCTTCCGGCTCCTGGATGATCTGCAGCAGACGGGCGTGCCGGTCCATGCCCTTGAACGGGGGGAGGTGACCGGCCGTCCCGAGGCCGAGCCGGCGGAGATCCTCGGTCAGGTAGACCCGCGTGTCGAGGAGCCCGGCGGCCACGGCGCCCGCGAAGAGCAGCCCGAAAAACGCTCCGAGACCGAAGAGCACGTGCGATTCGCGCCGCGTGAGCCACGGCCGGTCCACGATCCCGTCGTCCATGGGGTGGAGCTGCAGGGTGAGGCGCTGGCGCTCCAGCCCGGCCCCGAGCTGCGCGGCGGCGAGGCGACGCTCCGCCTCGCGAACCTGCTGTTCCGCCGCGTCGATCTCGGAGGTGAGGTGCGCCACGTCGGTCCGAAGGCGGTGGCTCGCGACTCCTCCGTCGGCGGGGAGCTGGGCCAGCTCGGCCACGCGGCGGGTGCGCTCCTTTCGTAGTTGCCCCAGCGCGGCGCGTTCGCGCTCCGCCACGCGCGCGGCCGTTCGGACCAGGGCCTCGGCGAAGCTCTTGCGGGCGGCGGCCTTCTGCTCGAGCAGGACCTGGCCGATGTCGCGCACGACGTCGAGCGCGAGCTGCGGCGCGGACGCGGTGAAGTGGAGCGTGATGCGAGCGGAGCGGGGGGCCTCCTCGGGGATCTCCTCATCGAGGAAGTAGTCGCGGAAGATCTCGACCTTCAGGTTGCGGCTCATCGCCTCGAGCGCGGTCGTGGGGTCCGCGAGCTGCTGTGCGCCGAGGAGGCCCCGTCGCCGCATCACCTCGAGGAGACGCTGCTTGGTGAGGAGGCCGTGGACGAGGTAGCTCTCCAGGTCGCGACGCGACAGGATCTCGGCCCGACCGCGGAGCCGCTCCTCCTCGAGGCGGAAGGCGATGCGCGCGGTGTGCCTCGGAACGCGCCGGGCGTCGAGCCAGGCCACGGCTGCGGCGCCGAGGACGGCTACCGGCAGGATGATCCACCACGCGGCGCGCGCGCGGCGAGCCAGCCGACGAGCCTCGTCGCGAAGGCGGTGGAGCCCCGGTTCCCTTTGTAGCCACGCGTGCATGATGACGAGAGTAGTCTCTGATGATACGCGCGAGCCGCGCGGGCGAGCAAGACGCTGGTGCCGCGAGGCCGGGGGCCGCTATCATGGGGCGAATCCGTCGGCAGCGGGGCGACGCGGTGGACGCGGGCGACGGACCGAGAGAGCAACGTTCGACGACGAGGAGGCGCACGCGTGAAGGTCTTGGTGACTGGAGGGGCCGGCTTCATCGGTTCCCACCTGGCGGAACGGCTCGTGGGAGACGGCCACGAGGTGGTGGTGCTCGACAACCTGAGCAGCGGACATCGAGCGAACCTGGCCTCCGTGGAGCGCCGGCTGCGCTTCGTCGAAGGGGATATCCGCGATGCGGCGCGGCTCTCCGAGCTGGCGACCGGGTGCGAGCTGGTCTTCCATCAGGCGGCGATCGTCTCGGTCCCGTACTCGGTGGAGCACCCGCAGGAATCGCACGACGTGAACATCCAGGGGACCTTCAACGTGCTCCAGGCGGCTCGAGCGTGCGGCGTGCGGCGGGTGATGTTCGCCTGCTCGGCGGCGGTCTACGGCGAGGATCCGAGGCTGCCGAAGGTCGAAGAGATGGCCCCCGCCCCGGTCTCGCCCTACGGCGTGGAGAAGATCACCGGCGAGTACTACCTGGGCGTGTTCAACCAGATCTACGGCGTCGAGACGGTCTCTCTGCGCTACTTCAACGTCTTCGGGCCGCGGCAGGACCCGCGCTCCCCCTACTCGGGGGTGATCAGCGTGTTCGTGGACCGCGCGCTCACCGGCGCGACGGCGCTCGTCTTCGGGGATGGCGAGCAGTGTCGCGACTTCGTCTACGTGCAGAACGTGGTGGACGCGAACCTCCTCGCGGCGACGGTCCCGGCCGCGCGGGGGCGCTGCTTCAACGTGGGGTGTGGGGAGCGCACCTCGCTGAACGAGCTCGTGGCGATTCTGGGTCGCCTGGCGGGCCGCCCCCTGCAGGTGGAGCACCGCGAGGCGCGGGCCGGCGACATCCGGGCTTCCGTCGCGGACATCGGTCGGGCGCGCAGCGAGCTCGGGTATGCGCCGGTCGTCGGCGTGGACGAGGGTTTGCGTCGGCTGCTGGAGTTCGAGCGCGCGAAGCGCCGCTGAGAGCCCGGCCCTTCTCCGTCCCGCACGGTTGTCCGATCAACGCCTTCGCGGCGCGCCCGCGCCGAACGGGTCCTTAAGGTCGACCTGCGAGGGGCGGTGCTCGGTTCCTCGGTGCGGCGGCGTGGAACCGCGGTGCGCGGCCTGACCTGCGGTCTTCCGGCCGCGCGGCCCGTGCGCGGCCTTCGGGCGACCTCCCGGCCGGGCGGTGGGGCGGGGCCCGCGCGCGCCGGGGACGACGGGGGGC
Encoded proteins:
- a CDS encoding glycosyltransferase, yielding MRILFHTGQVPYPADTGGKIRSSKLLEELARRHEVSVVCFRREADAPEDLDRLRAIAARVETVPWADPPRGSPRYLFQLARNMVSSLPFSVARHYAPAMERAIRRLVAEVEPQVLVCDFLHTTRNMMNVAFFPKILSQHNVEAVIARRRFEQETNPLARALYHLQWLKLRQYEEAASKSFHHSIMVSDQDRETLASEYGVTTTSTIPNGVDVDYFHPMETPAEGTDLVFTGSMDWLPNEDGISYFVKEILPLVRQQEPAVKVWVVGRQPTAALKRLAEATPGVELTGTVPDIRPYVARGQVYVVPLRIGGGTRIKILEAMAMGKAIVSTRIGAEGLDVTDDEDILLADEPAFFARRVVELLRDPERRRRLGVAGRAKVVDVYTWRAAVARFDAIHAELVRRG
- a CDS encoding SDR family oxidoreductase, whose translation is MKVLVTGGAGFIGSHLAERLVGDGHEVVVLDNLSSGHRANLASVERRLRFVEGDIRDAARLSELATGCELVFHQAAIVSVPYSVEHPQESHDVNIQGTFNVLQAARACGVRRVMFACSAAVYGEDPRLPKVEEMAPAPVSPYGVEKITGEYYLGVFNQIYGVETVSLRYFNVFGPRQDPRSPYSGVISVFVDRALTGATALVFGDGEQCRDFVYVQNVVDANLLAATVPAARGRCFNVGCGERTSLNELVAILGRLAGRPLQVEHREARAGDIRASVADIGRARSELGYAPVVGVDEGLRRLLEFERAKRR
- a CDS encoding sugar transferase, with the protein product MIPSVRIAKRILDLAVGGAALVAAAPVAGVIAAAIRASSRGPVFYRQRRAGMLSGAGDGSFGEFWVYKFRTMVVDAEAKSGATLAKQGDPRITSVGRVLRKTRLDELPQLYNVLRGDMSLVGPRPERPELLRNLALTIPFFEERMRGVKPGLTGLAQVSLSYSGRLAQDSELAELKRTLINPFEIDGIDDSVADDMRTKMLYDFAYSVVLEDFWEFVRTDLRIIVMTPLVMFWHRTGR